In the Brassica napus cultivar Da-Ae chromosome A7, Da-Ae, whole genome shotgun sequence genome, one interval contains:
- the LOC125576725 gene encoding uncharacterized protein LOC125576725, whose amino-acid sequence MMDKVEAFYNNGWSSGQISMVLGDNTYSVCLYTSMETILFKHSDLRIHREWKDGVWKMADKVKPDKKRKAAASSQNSGMDNVFLRRSERVPKRSRDTKTPFKSDRNPALTVIPEIIPAVDPFSTPAEHKLSRLQNWMTLKPGMHETSLSINDNKIRKSFFQSMENAKKDLKKEHIDGAFAMLNCRRNENAAWFHNYKIPKACFLPMEFLHSLLSDDLAYKKEKVKGKKIFNDLFKDIVRGKVYPEKTWGEDVEVVYGITLGKKSNVWIGMKIHLKKKRITVYDCFQKESNSIDIPQVKKLAVLISDLLVESSGDEVDKVKMIPFEIEQAQGLPKTKHPFNCGIFLVKILECQSLKIGDMTKINDDNALELRRTLSCEIFNQFVDESFGK is encoded by the exons ATGATGGATAAGGTAGAAGCCTTTTACAACAATGGCTGGAGCAGCGGACAAATTAGCATGGTACTTGGTGATAACACATACTCGGTGTGTCTCTATACTTCTATGGAAACTATTCTATTCAAACATTCAGATTTGCGAATTCATAGAGAATGGAAAGATGGAGTCTGGAAGATGGCAGATAAG GTGAAGCCTGATAAGAAAAGGAAAGCTGCTGCCTCATCACAAAATTCAGGAATGgataatgttttcctaagaagGAGCGAGAGGGTGCCTAAACGATCTAGAGACACAAAAACTCCATTCAAGTCTGACAGAAATCCGGCTTTAACTGTAATACCTGAGATTATACCTGCAGTTGATCCGTTTTCAACTCCTGCGGAACATAAGCTTTCAAGGCTTCAAAATTGGATGACATTAAAGCCCGGCATGCATGAAAC GTCCCTATCAATCAATGATAATAAGATAAGGAAATCTTTCTTTCAAAGCATGGAAAATGCAAAAAAGGACCTTAAGAAAGAG cacatTGATGGAGCCTTTGCAATGCTAAATTGCAGAAGAAATGAGAATGCTGCTTGGTTCCACAACTACAAGATTCCAAAGGCGTGCTTCCTACCTATGGAGTTCTTGCATTCCTTGCTCTCTGATGATTTGGCttacaagaaagaaaaggtcaaaggtaaaaagatattcaacgatttatttaaagatattgtGAGAGGGAAGGTATATCCAGAGAAGACATGGGGAGAAGATGTTGAAGTTGTGTATGGGATTACTCTTGGAAAAAAAAGCAATGTCTGGATTGGGATGAAAattcatttgaagaagaaaagaatcacaGTATATGATTGTTTTCAAAAGGAAAGCAACAGCATTGATATTCCTCAAGTGAAAAAGTTGGCAG TGTTGATTTCTGATCTGCTGGTGGAATCTTCTGGTGATGAGGTAGATAAAGTGAAGATGATTCCATTTGAGATTGAGCAGGCACAAGGTTTACCCAAGACAAAACATCCTTTCAACTGTGGGATATTTCTTGTCAAGATTCTGGAGTGCCAGTCATTGAAGATAGGAGACATGACAAAGATTAATGATGACAATGCATTGGAGCTAAGGAGAACCTTGTCTTGTGAGATCTTCAACCAATTTGTGGATGAGAGCTTTGGGAAATGA
- the LOC125576082 gene encoding nucleolar transcription factor 1-A-like → MKDMVSKRRKSRVRPSWILNDLWKEMTAYWDTAKAQQKSETTSAARLSDRNGLGPHKHNAGQKSYLQIEQEMVEELGRPVTIGEVFIKAHTKKNGSFVDKKAKLVAEAYEKNKQAKLADLQAENSESSDGTSHPPQLSLDQDNELFLLSTVTDKRGRHYGIGSLESTIVNGKRKRCKSSSSYVDLEKQLSDAHRKIEKQAAYTAKQAKKLKSFSLVKKYLAATDPNFLAFMAANQGEDDDEGEGEGEGEGEGEGEGEGEGESESESEGEGEGEGEEGEDEGEGESEDEDEF, encoded by the exons ATGAAGGACATGGTTAGCAAGCGTAGGAAGTCTCGAGTTCGACCATCCTGGATTTTGAATGATCTGTGGAAAGAAATGACAGCTTACTGGGACACTGCTAAAGCCCAACAAAAAAGCGAGACAACATCAGCTGCTCGGTTGTCTGACCGAAATGGTCTTGGTCCTCACAAGCACAATGCTGGCCAGAAGTCTTACCTCCAAATCGAACAAGAAATG GTTGAAGAATTGGGCAGACCAGTGACTATTGGTGAAGTTTTCATCAAGGCACACACCAAAAAAAATGGCAGCTTTGTAGATAAGAAAGCAAAGCTAGTTGCAGAGGCCTATGAGAAGAACAAGCAAGCCAAGCTGGCTGACCTTCAAGCTGAAAACTCAGAGAGTTCAGATGGTACTTCACACCCTCCACAACTCTCTCTAGACCAGGATAATGAGCTCTTCCTTCTG TCCACTGTCACAGACAAAAGAGGAAGACACTATGGAATAGGAAGCCTAGAAAGTACTATTGTCAACGGAAAGCGCAAGCGTTGTAAATCCTCTTCTTCGTACGTAGACCTCGAAAAACAGCTCAGCGATGCTCACCGGAAGATTGAGAAGCAGGCGGCTTACACTGCCAAGCAAGCAAAAAAGCTCAAAAGTTTTTCCTTGGTGAAGAAGTATCTGGCTGCAACTGATCCAAATTTTTTGGCCTTCATGGCTGCTAATCAaggtgaagatgatgatgaaggtgaaggtgaaggtgaaggtgaaggtgaaggtgaaggtgaaggtgaaggtgaaggtgaaagtgaaagtgaaagtgaaggtgaaggtgaaggtgaaggtgaagaaggtgaagatgaAGGGGAAGGTGAaagtgaagatgaagatgaattTTAG